The following are from one region of the Paenibacillus sabinae T27 genome:
- the folD gene encoding bifunctional methylenetetrahydrofolate dehydrogenase/methenyltetrahydrofolate cyclohydrolase FolD, with protein MTAAIISGKLVSEEIRVDIAREVEALSQRGVKPGLAVVLVGEDPGSQVYVNSKEKTCISLGFHSVVHRLPASTSQEELLALVDELNKADEIDGILVQLPLPKHINEKAVIDAISVEKDVDGFHPVNVGNLVIGDDSLLPCTPAGVIELIKRTGIDLSGKHAVVIGRSNIVGKPVSLLLQRENATVTMCHSRTVNMAELCKQADVLVVAIGRANFVDASYVKPGAVVIDVGMNRLDNGKLAGDVDYDSAKEVAGYITPVPGGVGPMTITMLMVNTLTAAKRRRGLE; from the coding sequence ATGACAGCAGCAATCATCAGCGGTAAACTGGTTTCCGAAGAAATTCGTGTGGATATTGCCCGTGAGGTCGAGGCGCTTTCGCAGCGCGGCGTAAAGCCTGGTTTGGCTGTAGTGCTTGTCGGGGAAGACCCGGGATCGCAGGTATATGTCAACAGTAAGGAAAAAACCTGCATCAGTCTCGGCTTCCATTCGGTAGTTCACCGGCTGCCGGCATCAACTTCCCAGGAGGAGCTGCTCGCGCTCGTTGACGAGCTGAACAAGGCGGACGAAATCGACGGCATTCTGGTGCAGCTCCCGCTGCCAAAGCACATTAACGAAAAAGCGGTGATCGACGCCATCTCCGTAGAGAAGGATGTCGACGGCTTTCATCCGGTTAACGTCGGCAATCTGGTTATCGGCGACGACAGCCTGCTTCCTTGTACTCCGGCCGGTGTAATTGAACTGATCAAGCGCACGGGTATCGATCTTTCCGGCAAACACGCTGTTGTAATCGGCCGCAGCAATATTGTCGGCAAGCCGGTATCCCTGCTGCTCCAGCGGGAGAACGCGACGGTTACCATGTGCCATTCCCGCACAGTGAATATGGCCGAGCTGTGCAAACAGGCCGATGTGCTTGTGGTGGCGATCGGCCGCGCCAACTTTGTTGACGCTTCTTATGTGAAGCCGGGCGCGGTCGTCATCGACGTGGGCATGAACCGTCTGGATAACGGCAAGCTGGCGGGAGACGTTGACTACGATAGCGCCAAGGAAGTCGCCGGTTACATTACGCCGGTTCCGGGAGGCGTAGGCCCGATGACGATTACGATGCTGATGGTGAACACGCTGACTGCGGCCAAGCGCCGCCGCGGACTGGAATAG
- the amaP gene encoding alkaline shock response membrane anchor protein AmaP: MAKILDRLLLFIYSLSIGALSVIAILLLSGVLPMNNLRIRDWDTAYIAAIAVAVILFLLSIRFFYISLRRERTSTLSVDQRTEYGDIQISMETIENLSLKAAGRVKGIRDLKSRIRVSQAGLEIMIRGVVDGEHSLPLLTSEIQRQVHEYVQETTGVPVADVSVYIANLAQSPSFKSRVE; this comes from the coding sequence GTGGCGAAAATTTTGGACAGACTTTTGCTGTTTATCTACAGCTTGAGCATCGGAGCATTATCCGTTATTGCCATCCTCCTGTTAAGCGGGGTTCTCCCAATGAATAATCTGAGGATCCGGGATTGGGACACCGCTTATATTGCTGCGATTGCCGTGGCGGTCATTTTATTTCTTCTTAGTATCCGGTTCTTCTACATTTCTCTGCGCCGGGAGCGGACTTCCACCCTGTCAGTGGATCAGCGAACGGAATACGGGGATATTCAGATCTCGATGGAAACAATCGAGAATCTGAGCCTGAAAGCAGCCGGACGGGTTAAAGGCATTCGCGACCTGAAATCGCGCATCCGTGTTTCCCAGGCGGGACTGGAAATTATGATCCGGGGCGTAGTTGACGGCGAGCATTCGCTGCCGCTCCTGACATCGGAAATCCAGCGGCAGGTACATGAATACGTACAGGAAACGACGGGCGTTCCGGTTGCGGACGTCTCCGTCTATATTGCGAATCTTGCACAGTCCCCAAGCTTCAAAAGTCGAGTGGAATAG
- a CDS encoding polyprenyl synthetase family protein, producing the protein MIPNNNGLFGKEPEESQSPKPDNRQPLKEYIAGVSDLVAGELTMLFPKHWEVPAKLTEAMSYSLLAGGKRLRPLLVIAACEALGGRREAALPVAAAIEMVHTYSLIHDDLPAMDDDDYRRGRLTNHKVFGEATAILAGDALLTHAFYSVVQATRRYGVSAENVLSIVEDLAEMAGPRGMVGGQAADMEGEQGLTDLDSLRYIHLHKTGDLIVFSLLAGGRIGGASDQQLEALRRFGVSIGLAFQVQDDILDLVGDESKLGKKTGSDVRQQKVTYPYFIGLEASRLEVERLTEEAKSAVRECGFADGARLIEIADYLMSRDH; encoded by the coding sequence ATGATTCCAAATAATAACGGACTCTTCGGAAAGGAACCGGAAGAAAGCCAAAGTCCGAAGCCTGACAATCGACAGCCATTAAAGGAATATATCGCCGGCGTTAGCGATCTTGTTGCGGGCGAGCTGACGATGCTCTTCCCGAAGCATTGGGAGGTACCCGCCAAGCTGACGGAAGCAATGAGCTATTCGCTGCTCGCCGGAGGCAAGCGGCTTCGCCCTCTGCTTGTTATAGCGGCGTGCGAAGCACTTGGCGGACGCCGGGAAGCGGCGCTGCCAGTGGCAGCGGCAATCGAAATGGTGCATACATATTCGCTGATTCACGACGATCTGCCCGCTATGGACGACGACGATTACCGGCGGGGGCGGCTGACGAACCATAAAGTATTCGGCGAAGCGACGGCTATTCTGGCAGGAGATGCTTTGCTGACGCATGCTTTTTACAGCGTTGTGCAGGCCACCCGCCGGTACGGGGTATCCGCGGAGAACGTCTTGTCCATCGTGGAGGACTTGGCGGAAATGGCCGGACCGCGCGGCATGGTGGGTGGCCAAGCGGCCGACATGGAAGGCGAGCAGGGGCTGACCGATCTGGACAGCCTGCGCTATATCCATCTGCACAAGACAGGGGATCTGATTGTCTTCTCGCTCCTAGCCGGGGGACGTATTGGCGGAGCGTCGGATCAGCAGCTTGAAGCGCTGCGGCGGTTCGGCGTCAGCATCGGACTGGCGTTCCAGGTGCAGGACGATATTCTCGACCTCGTCGGGGACGAAAGCAAGCTCGGCAAGAAGACGGGCAGCGATGTCCGGCAGCAGAAGGTGACTTATCCCTATTTTATCGGGCTGGAGGCTTCAAGGCTTGAAGTGGAGCGGCTGACGGAAGAGGCGAAATCCGCTGTGCGGGAATGCGGATTTGCCGATGGGGCGCGTCTGATTGAAATCGCCGATTATTTAATGTCCAGAGATCACTAA
- the nusB gene encoding transcription antitermination factor NusB produces MKRRVAREIIVQSLYQMEMNEVESGEAVEMLLEEASEENETERVISDELLLKDYVLSHVNGIWEAKPAIDDMLEHYLKGWQMSRLSRVDRQILRLAAYEMIYLNDVPAKVAVNEAIELAKHFGTEDSGKFVNGVLGKMIQDLEELKTKHS; encoded by the coding sequence ATGAAAAGACGTGTAGCGAGAGAAATTATAGTACAAAGCCTGTATCAAATGGAGATGAACGAGGTCGAGAGCGGCGAGGCGGTGGAGATGCTGCTGGAAGAAGCGTCGGAGGAGAATGAGACGGAGCGGGTTATTTCGGACGAGCTGCTGCTGAAAGATTATGTGCTCAGCCATGTCAACGGCATTTGGGAAGCCAAGCCTGCGATTGACGATATGCTGGAGCATTACCTGAAAGGTTGGCAGATGAGCCGGCTGTCTCGCGTCGACCGTCAAATTTTGCGGCTGGCGGCCTATGAAATGATCTATTTGAATGATGTTCCGGCCAAGGTTGCCGTCAATGAAGCCATCGAGCTTGCCAAGCATTTCGGCACTGAGGATTCCGGCAAGTTCGTCAACGGAGTGCTGGGAAAAATGATTCAGGATTTGGAAGAGCTGAAGACAAAGCATTCCTAG
- a CDS encoding DUF2273 domain-containing protein, which translates to MPWREIWESHGGRIAGVAFGLILGIIYLISGFWDMLFFALVVFIGYTLGGRKDAQAPLFPWRELLEQLSARWRPFK; encoded by the coding sequence ATGCCTTGGAGAGAAATTTGGGAAAGTCACGGTGGCAGAATCGCCGGAGTAGCCTTTGGCTTAATTCTTGGCATCATTTATTTAATTAGCGGTTTCTGGGATATGCTGTTCTTTGCACTGGTTGTGTTCATCGGATATACGCTTGGCGGCAGGAAAGACGCGCAGGCTCCATTGTTCCCTTGGCGGGAGCTTCTGGAGCAGCTGTCGGCCCGCTGGCGTCCCTTCAAGTGA
- a CDS encoding Asp23/Gls24 family envelope stress response protein yields the protein MSTLPTEFERTEIGEIQIAPEVIEVIAGLATVEVKGVAGMSGGFAGGIVELLGRKNLSKGVKVEVGQREAAVDVSVIIEYGTRLPEVAAEIQRNVKRSIETMTGLTVVEVNVHIHDVQFKTAEKNTVSDDTDIALRVK from the coding sequence ATGAGTACATTGCCGACAGAATTCGAACGTACGGAAATCGGTGAAATTCAAATCGCTCCCGAGGTGATTGAGGTCATCGCGGGGCTCGCGACCGTAGAGGTTAAAGGCGTAGCGGGCATGAGCGGAGGTTTTGCCGGAGGCATTGTCGAGCTGCTGGGCCGCAAGAACCTTTCAAAAGGCGTTAAGGTGGAAGTTGGACAGCGTGAAGCCGCTGTGGATGTCTCTGTAATTATCGAATACGGTACCCGTCTTCCGGAAGTGGCGGCGGAAATCCAGCGTAACGTCAAGCGGTCGATCGAGACGATGACCGGCCTGACGGTCGTAGAAGTGAATGTGCATATTCACGACGTACAGTTCAAGACAGCAGAGAAGAACACCGTTAGTGACGATACCGATATTGCCCTTCGTGTGAAATAA
- the accC gene encoding acetyl-CoA carboxylase biotin carboxylase subunit, which produces MNIQKVLIANRGEIAVRIIRACRELGISTVAVYSEPDRDSLHVRLADEAYCIGPTASKDSYLNFTNIMSVATLTECDAIHPGYGFLAENADFAEICGSCNITFIGPSPEAITRMGDKAVAKDTMKNAGVPVIPGSDGLIEDVEDAVLLGREIGYPVIIKATAGGGGKGIRIAEDEESLIKQITAAQQEAQKAFGNAGVYLEKYLTGMKHVEIQIIADNHGNVVHLGERDCSVQRRRQKLVEEAPCPVLTPEIRQAMGDAAVRAAQAVNYSGAGTLEFLLGPDGQFYFMEMNTRIQVEHPVTEMVTGVDLIKEMISVAEGNPLSFTQEDIVINGWSIECRINAEDPAKNFMPSPGKIGFYLPPGGLGVRVDSAAYPGGMISPFYDSMIAKLIVWAPTRQEAIHKMKRALGEFAIEGIHTTIPFHQKLLEHPVFLDGHFDIKFLEENEI; this is translated from the coding sequence ATGAATATACAAAAAGTGCTGATCGCCAATCGGGGGGAAATCGCCGTTCGGATTATTCGCGCCTGCCGCGAATTGGGAATTTCCACCGTGGCGGTCTATTCGGAGCCCGACCGGGATTCGCTGCATGTCCGGCTGGCCGATGAAGCGTATTGTATCGGACCGACCGCTTCCAAGGACAGCTATTTGAATTTTACGAATATTATGAGCGTCGCCACCCTGACCGAATGTGACGCCATCCATCCCGGCTACGGTTTTCTTGCCGAGAATGCCGATTTTGCCGAGATTTGCGGTTCCTGCAATATCACATTTATCGGACCGTCTCCTGAAGCCATCACGCGAATGGGCGACAAGGCGGTGGCGAAAGATACGATGAAGAATGCCGGAGTTCCGGTTATACCTGGCTCCGACGGACTTATCGAGGATGTGGAAGATGCGGTTCTCCTCGGCAGAGAGATCGGCTATCCGGTTATCATCAAGGCTACGGCCGGAGGCGGAGGCAAAGGCATTCGCATCGCCGAAGACGAGGAATCGCTGATCAAGCAGATTACCGCAGCCCAGCAGGAAGCACAGAAGGCATTCGGCAACGCCGGGGTCTATCTGGAGAAGTATCTGACGGGCATGAAGCATGTCGAGATCCAGATTATCGCCGACAATCACGGCAACGTGGTTCATCTCGGCGAACGGGATTGTTCCGTGCAGCGCCGCCGCCAGAAGCTGGTTGAGGAGGCGCCTTGCCCCGTACTTACGCCGGAAATCCGCCAAGCCATGGGCGATGCGGCTGTCCGCGCCGCGCAAGCCGTGAATTATTCCGGTGCGGGAACCCTGGAGTTTTTGCTCGGGCCGGACGGCCAGTTCTATTTTATGGAAATGAATACCCGCATCCAGGTCGAGCATCCGGTTACCGAAATGGTGACGGGCGTCGATCTGATCAAGGAAATGATCTCGGTGGCCGAAGGAAATCCTCTTTCGTTCACCCAGGAAGATATCGTCATCAACGGCTGGTCGATCGAATGCCGCATTAACGCCGAAGATCCGGCCAAGAATTTCATGCCTTCTCCGGGCAAGATCGGTTTTTACCTGCCTCCGGGCGGACTTGGCGTCCGTGTGGACAGCGCCGCTTACCCCGGCGGAATGATTTCGCCTTTTTATGACTCCATGATTGCCAAGCTTATCGTTTGGGCTCCGACGCGCCAGGAGGCGATTCATAAAATGAAGCGGGCTCTTGGCGAGTTTGCCATTGAAGGAATACATACAACCATTCCATTTCATCAAAAACTGCTGGAGCATCCCGTATTTCTGGACGGTCATTTCGATATCAAATTCCTTGAAGAAAATGAAATTTAG
- the xseB gene encoding exodeoxyribonuclease VII small subunit → MAKEEAELGFEEAMDRLELIVRELEHGDVPLEKAIDLFQQGMKLSQLCGAKLEQVERKIEMIVEEDGQLRKKPFGADLEGESDDSK, encoded by the coding sequence ATGGCGAAGGAAGAAGCGGAACTGGGATTTGAGGAAGCGATGGACCGGCTGGAACTGATCGTGCGTGAACTGGAGCACGGAGACGTTCCGCTGGAGAAGGCGATCGATTTGTTTCAGCAGGGGATGAAGCTCTCCCAGCTGTGCGGGGCAAAGCTTGAGCAGGTGGAGCGCAAAATCGAAATGATCGTGGAAGAAGACGGGCAGCTGCGCAAGAAGCCGTTCGGCGCCGACCTGGAAGGGGAAAGCGATGATTCCAAATAA
- the dxs gene encoding 1-deoxy-D-xylulose-5-phosphate synthase: protein MLLPQLNDPKQLKSLSIEQLNTLADEIRRFLIEKLSATGGHLASNLGVVELTLALHYCYDSPRDKFIFDVGHQAYVHKILTGRQDRFDTLRKQNGLCGFVKRSESEHDVWEAGHSSTSLSAAMGMAMARDFKGEDNKVVAIIGDGALTGGMAFEALNHIGHERRKLMVILNDNEMSIAPNVGAMHNYLSQIRSDRHYLRAKDEVEGLLRKIPAIGGRLAKTAERMKDSLKYMMVPGVLFEELGFTYLGPVDGHDLATMIDTFHQADNVAGPVLVHVLTTKGKGYQPAEADSYKWHGITPYKIESGQVLKAVGHPMYTEVFGETLIELGRQDERLVAVTPAMPGGSGLFPFSKEFPGRMIDVGIAEQHAATLCAALAMEGMKPVFAVYSTFMQRAYDQIVHDICRHNANVMFAIDRAGFVGADGETHQGVYDIAFMRHIPNIVLMMPKDENELRHMMKTALEYNDGPIAYRYPRINGTGTALDPELRCLPIGSWERLRPGDDFAIIACGPMVQLAEDAADLLKREGIQTGVVNARFLKPLDGSMLQSLARAGTKMIVLEEASQAGSLGSAVLEHYAEHGLHHVTVELMGVPDIFVEHGSIKEQRQLTGLTVEAVCARIKSMKAASSYPFGKTTSSQA, encoded by the coding sequence GTGCTGCTTCCACAACTAAATGATCCTAAGCAACTGAAATCGCTATCGATCGAACAATTGAATACCCTGGCGGACGAGATACGCAGGTTTTTGATTGAGAAGCTGTCTGCGACAGGCGGACATCTCGCCTCCAATCTGGGAGTGGTGGAGCTCACGCTGGCCTTGCATTACTGCTACGACAGTCCCCGGGACAAATTTATATTTGATGTCGGACATCAAGCGTATGTCCACAAAATATTGACCGGCCGCCAGGACCGGTTTGATACGCTGCGCAAGCAGAACGGGCTCTGCGGCTTTGTCAAGCGCTCCGAGAGCGAGCATGACGTGTGGGAAGCCGGGCACAGCAGCACCTCCCTCTCCGCAGCGATGGGCATGGCGATGGCCCGCGATTTCAAGGGAGAAGACAACAAGGTTGTCGCCATAATCGGCGACGGGGCTCTGACCGGCGGCATGGCGTTCGAGGCGCTGAACCATATCGGACATGAGCGCCGCAAGCTGATGGTCATCCTGAACGACAACGAAATGTCCATCGCCCCTAATGTCGGCGCGATGCATAACTATTTAAGCCAAATTCGCTCGGACCGCCATTATTTGCGGGCCAAGGACGAAGTGGAAGGGCTCCTGAGGAAGATTCCGGCGATCGGCGGCCGTCTGGCGAAGACCGCGGAACGGATGAAGGACAGCCTGAAATATATGATGGTTCCCGGCGTTTTGTTTGAGGAGCTGGGCTTTACGTATCTCGGCCCTGTGGACGGTCATGATCTTGCGACCATGATCGATACGTTCCACCAGGCGGACAATGTGGCGGGACCCGTGCTCGTTCACGTGCTCACCACCAAAGGCAAAGGCTATCAACCGGCGGAAGCCGATTCCTATAAATGGCACGGCATTACCCCGTACAAGATCGAATCCGGCCAGGTGCTGAAAGCGGTTGGTCATCCGATGTACACGGAAGTGTTCGGTGAGACGCTGATCGAACTCGGCCGGCAGGATGAACGGCTTGTCGCCGTTACTCCCGCGATGCCGGGAGGCTCCGGTCTGTTCCCGTTCTCGAAGGAATTTCCGGGGCGTATGATTGATGTGGGCATTGCGGAGCAGCATGCGGCCACGCTCTGCGCCGCGCTTGCCATGGAAGGAATGAAACCGGTGTTTGCGGTTTATTCCACCTTCATGCAGCGTGCCTACGACCAGATCGTTCACGACATCTGCCGCCATAACGCCAATGTGATGTTCGCCATCGACCGGGCCGGATTTGTCGGCGCTGACGGGGAGACGCATCAGGGCGTATACGATATCGCTTTTATGCGTCATATTCCGAACATCGTGCTGATGATGCCCAAGGATGAGAATGAACTGCGCCATATGATGAAGACGGCGCTGGAATACAATGACGGCCCGATCGCGTACCGTTATCCCCGCATTAACGGGACCGGAACAGCGCTTGATCCGGAGCTGCGCTGCCTGCCGATCGGGTCATGGGAACGGCTGCGCCCCGGTGATGACTTCGCTATCATTGCCTGCGGCCCGATGGTACAGCTGGCGGAGGATGCGGCGGATCTGCTCAAACGTGAGGGTATTCAGACGGGGGTCGTGAACGCCCGCTTCCTGAAGCCGCTGGACGGCTCCATGCTTCAAAGTCTCGCCCGTGCCGGCACGAAGATGATCGTGCTGGAGGAAGCGAGCCAGGCGGGGAGCCTGGGCAGCGCCGTGCTGGAGCATTATGCCGAGCATGGGCTGCATCACGTTACGGTGGAGCTGATGGGCGTGCCGGATATTTTTGTTGAACACGGCTCGATCAAAGAACAGCGCCAGCTGACGGGACTTACCGTCGAGGCGGTATGCGCCCGGATTAAATCGATGAAGGCGGCAAGCTCTTATCCATTCGGCAAGACAACGTCTTCGCAAGCCTAA